From the Lolium rigidum isolate FL_2022 chromosome 2, APGP_CSIRO_Lrig_0.1, whole genome shotgun sequence genome, one window contains:
- the LOC124686519 gene encoding putative disease resistance RPP13-like protein 3, which produces MSITTWRPSSAISSTAEKLDDFVLPLVGREAQLADLGSALISDETKRPMVISVTGKSGVGKTKLVKERYEKSSTKRYFEVKAWVTCAPNLSASNIMKLILLRLVEGPLRCPKEKLGEMLRKELENHRYLLVIDGEVNSTEWSYMLDFLPTDIAESRVVRITQATNLEPPPASFEPKDIALDHFEEQNTSVNLFLATLFMDDKEKHCGSVIEEAVKGKHAQFIFNVTGGLPLAIVLLSGLLRTKEYPGEWEKVFKHLEGKSSESKRLDNILSMCFDDLPHDLKSCFLYFAGFPASTLVKARSLVCKWMAEGFLRPKEGKTMEKVGERYLHELIHRRLMNLPPLENAAPGDERVTVQTKVHDFLVLEAQEANFVEIHHGDDLPTLSTARRLSLQNHTDKYAALADPLPKLRSIMSNFEKEEPQGSTETREDSSRTHDGAACSPFSRKADSSEVMRKLLKGSRFLCVIYLDGLEIGNKLPSEIGSVVHLHYLGITSCSLGEIPASVGKLTRLQTLDVRGTDVSRLPSEFWKIRTLRHVFGSIVLPRRVGNLEQLQTLQAVKPDDDGGSWDATTFTSMKRLQFLYISGLTARNAHALVPVYALKYLVLLSISGDEISLDLFARSNYTRLQVMVLKGKTLSPSDWSKRFYFPSLTKLSLKNTKVSQEFIDKLSQELPLLASLALFRESLEGKCLSLTDGFQSLKELKLDVDVLEIIIMGQACPNLEKMELSIYSWDLNLQVRPEIADIIRLQDKFLYANVKRSKDVQLL; this is translated from the exons ATGTCAATCACCACTTGGAGACCATCCAGTGCCATATCATCTACTGCTGAAAAGCT GGATGATTTTGTGCTACCTTTGGTGGGACGAGAGGCCCAGCTAGCAGATCTGGGATCTGCACTTATTTCAGATGAAACTAAGCGCCCAATGGTGATCTCTGTGACAGGAAAGAGTGGTGTCGGCAAAACAAAGCTTGTGAAGGAGAGATACGAGAAGTCCTCTACCAAGCGTTATTTTGAAGTGAAGGCATGGGTGACATGTGCACCCAATCTCAGTGCCTCCAACATCATGAAGCTAATCCTTCTACGTTTGGTAGAGGGCCCACTTAGGTGCCCCAAAGAGAAACTTGGCGAAATGTTGCGGAAGGAATTGGAAAATCACAGGTACCTGTTGGTTATAGATGGTGAAGTTAATAGCACGGAGTGGAGCTACATGCTAGACTTCCTCCCAACGGACATAGCCGAGAGCAGAGTTGTGAGAATCACACAGGCGACCAATCTAGAACCACCACCTGCCTCCTTTGAACCAAAGGACATTGCGCTTGATCACTTTGAAGAACAAAACACAAGTGTCAATTTGTTCCTGGCAACACTCTTCATGGACGACAAAGAGAAGCACTGTGGCAGTGTGATCGAGGAAGCTGTCAAAGGAAAGCACGCCCAGTTCATCTTCAACGTCACCGGTGGCCTGCCACTGGCAATTGTGCTCTTGTCCGGCCTTCTGCGGACGAAGGAGTACCCTGGTGAATGGGAAAAAGTGTTTAAGCACCTCGAGGGAAAGTCCAGTGAATCAAAGCGGCTGGACAACATATTGTCCATGTGCTTTGACGACCTCCCACATGACCTCAAATCTTGCTTCCTCTACTTTGCCGGCTTCCCGGCGAGCACACTTGTGAAGGCACGTTCCCTAGTGTGCAAGTGGATGGCGGAGGGGTTCCTGAGACCAAAAGAGGGCAAGACAATGGAGAAGGTGGGCGAGCGCTACTTGCACGAGCTGATCCATCGGCGACTCATGAACCTTCCACCACTGGAGAATGCTGCTCCTGGGGACGAGCGTGTGACAGTACAAACCAAAGTCCATGACTTCCTGGTTCTTGAGGCACAAGAGGCAAACTTTGTCGAGATCCACCACGGCGATGATCTCCCCACACTATCCACTGCTCGCCGCCTTTCCCTGCAGAATCACACGGACAAGTATGCTGCTCTCGCTGACCCTTTGCCCAAGCTGCGGTCCATCATGTCCAACTTCGAGAAAGAAGAACCCCAAGGCAGCACAGAAACCAGGGAAGATAGCAGCAGGACCCATGATGGAGCCGCATGCAGCCCCTTCTCCAGAAAGGCCGACTCCAGCGAGGTCATGCGGAAACTCTTGAAAGGATCTCGGTTCCTCTGTGTCATCTACCTGGATGGTCTTGAGATCGGCAACAAGCTTCCCTCTGAAATTGGGAGCGTGGTGCACTTGCACTACCTTGGCATCACCTCATGCTCCCTTGGCGAGATACCAGCCTCGGTTGGGAAGCTCACACGTCTCCAGACACTAGACGTCCGAGGCACGGATGTCAGCAGACTTCCATCGGAGTTTTGGAAGATTCGGACCCTGCGGCATGTGTTTGGATCAATCGTCTTGCCTAGGCGAGTCGGCAACTTGGAGCAGCTGCAGACACTGCAGGCCGTAAAGCCCGACGATGATGGTGGCAGCTGGGACGCAACAACCTTTACCAGCATGAAGCGCCTTCAGTTCTTGTACATCTCGGGCCTCACTGCTCGAAATGCGCATGCCTTGGTGCCTGTCTATGCGCTCAAGTACCTCGTGCTCCTAAGTATTAGCGGTGATGAAATTTCCTTGGATTTGTTTGCTCGCTCCAACTATACGCGTCTCCAGGTAATGGTTTTGAAGGGGAAGACTTTGTCACCTTCAGATTGGAGTAAGCGATTTTACTTCCCAAGCCTGACAAAGCTGTCTCTGAAGAATACCAAGGTGTCGCAAGAATTCATCGACAAACTAAGTCAAGAGCTGCCTCTTCTGGCCTCTCTAGCTCTGTTCCGTGAGTCCTTGGAGGGGAAATGTCTCTCCTTAACCGATGGGTTTCAGAGTCTCAAGGAACTGAAGCTGGACGTGGACGTGCTAGAAATTATTATTATGGGTCAAGCGTGCCCCAATCTAGAGAAAATGGAGCTTTCCATCTACTCTTGGGATCTTAATCTCCAGGTCAGGCCCGAAATTGCGGACATTATCAGGCTTCAAGATAAATTTCTCTACGCTAATGTGAAAAGAAGCAAGGACGTACAGTTACTATGA
- the LOC124689775 gene encoding putative disease resistance protein At1g59780 — protein MAEAVMGPLVGRLQELAMSEARAMMAVNDDVRSLRDKLMWMQAFLRDAEPRRRAKNDELIRVCLQQTRDAVFDAEDAVDQYFLQVDLSRPFSIVTKMPKHDAETGSNRAEFGHAPVDTETAHELAVTGFPAPSACH, from the exons ATGGCGGAGGCGGTGATGGGGCCGTTGGTGGGAAGGCTGCAGGAGCTGGCGATGAGCGAGGCACGGGCGATGATGGCGGTGAACGACGACGTCCGGAGCCTCCGCGACAAGCTCATGTGGATGCAGGCCTTTCTCCGCGACGCCGAGCCCCGGCGCCGCGCCAAGAACGACGAGCTCATCAGGGTCTGCCTGCAACAGACACGCGACGCCGTCTTCGACGCCGAGGATGCCGTCGACCAGTACTTCCTCCAGGTCGACCTCTCCAG ACCATTTTCCATCGTCACCAAGATGCCGAAGCACGACGCGGAGACCGGCTCAAACCGCGCCGAATTTGGCCACGCGCCCGTGGACACAGAGACGGCGCATGAGTTGGCTGTCACCGGATTCCCAGCGCCGTCGGCCTGCCACTGA